In the Acidimicrobiia bacterium genome, one interval contains:
- a CDS encoding Ppx/GppA phosphatase family protein produces MRVGALDLGSNSFHLLVADVHPDGTFASITREKDMLRLGDEVAREGRITERTADRVVESALRLKQIAQASGATEVLAKATSAIRSATNGSDVVDRIEEETGIDVEVINGQEEARLIFAAIRASVVIDPAPALCIDLGGGSVELMVGDANRLHWATSLNLGVGRLTEGFVHSDPPSKSERQALEQYLRTTLEPVAAEISHYAPRMAIGSSGTLSDLAAMVAEIQTGEEPRSRNQLSMTRADFLPVHQRIVKSKLADRRDLPGLEEKRFELVVAGSTFLAVAMEVFDFDRITISEWALREGIILDAVGHHDPDDWSDDPRALRRAAVASLARRCQSAPEHTRQVARVALELFDELRELHGLGADDRELLEYAVLLHDIGQHVSQHGHHRHAAYLVEHARLRGFSPDEVTFLAALVRHHRRGDPKPSEPLFGALSSRDRERVRKLAAILRVADGLDRGRRGAVQQITAQVTDNLVLLRVRAVDDAELELWATRRRRDLFEKVFDRELEVVVEPRRS; encoded by the coding sequence ATGCGGGTCGGTGCACTGGATCTCGGTTCCAACTCCTTCCATCTCCTCGTCGCCGACGTCCATCCCGACGGCACCTTCGCCTCGATCACGCGCGAGAAGGACATGCTCCGCCTCGGCGACGAGGTCGCGCGCGAGGGCCGCATCACCGAGCGCACCGCGGACCGCGTCGTCGAGTCCGCGCTGCGCCTCAAGCAGATCGCGCAGGCGTCGGGCGCGACCGAGGTGCTGGCCAAGGCGACGAGCGCGATCCGCAGCGCGACGAACGGGAGCGACGTCGTCGACCGGATCGAAGAAGAGACCGGGATCGACGTCGAGGTGATCAACGGTCAGGAGGAAGCGCGCCTCATCTTCGCGGCCATCCGCGCGAGCGTCGTGATCGATCCCGCCCCCGCGCTCTGTATCGACCTCGGTGGCGGGAGCGTCGAGCTCATGGTCGGCGACGCGAACCGGCTGCACTGGGCGACGAGTCTGAACCTCGGTGTCGGTCGGCTCACCGAAGGCTTCGTGCACTCCGATCCGCCGTCGAAGAGCGAACGGCAGGCGCTCGAGCAGTACCTGCGCACGACGCTCGAGCCCGTCGCCGCGGAGATCTCCCACTACGCGCCGCGCATGGCGATCGGCAGCAGCGGCACGTTGAGCGATCTCGCGGCGATGGTCGCCGAGATCCAAACCGGTGAGGAACCGCGCTCGCGCAACCAGCTCTCGATGACGCGCGCCGACTTCCTGCCCGTGCACCAGCGCATCGTGAAGAGCAAGCTCGCCGACCGCCGCGACCTGCCCGGACTCGAGGAGAAGCGGTTCGAGCTCGTCGTCGCCGGCTCCACGTTCCTCGCGGTCGCGATGGAAGTGTTCGACTTCGACCGCATCACGATCAGCGAGTGGGCGCTGCGCGAAGGGATCATTCTCGACGCAGTCGGTCATCACGATCCCGACGACTGGTCCGACGACCCGCGCGCGCTCCGACGCGCGGCGGTCGCGTCGCTCGCGCGCCGCTGCCAGTCCGCGCCGGAGCACACACGCCAGGTCGCGCGCGTCGCACTCGAGCTGTTCGACGAGCTGCGCGAGCTCCACGGGCTCGGCGCCGACGACCGCGAGCTGCTCGAGTACGCGGTGCTCCTGCACGACATCGGGCAGCACGTGTCGCAGCACGGGCACCATCGTCACGCGGCGTACCTCGTCGAGCACGCGCGCCTGCGCGGCTTCTCACCCGACGAGGTGACGTTCCTCGCCGCGCTCGTGCGCCATCACCGCCGCGGTGATCCGAAGCCGTCGGAGCCGCTGTTCGGCGCGCTGTCGAGTCGTGATCGCGAGCGCGTGCGCAAGCTCGCCGCGATCCTGCGTGTCGCCGACGGGCTCGACCGTGGCCGCCGCGGTGCGGTGCAACAGATCACCGCGCAGGTCACCGACAACCTCGTACTCCTGCGCGTGCGCGCGGTCGACGACGCCGAGCTCGAGCTCTGGGCGACCCGCCGCCGGCGCGACCTGTTCGAGAAGGTCTTCGACCGCGAGCTCGAAGTCGTCGTGGAGCCCCGCCGTTCCTAG
- a CDS encoding TetR family transcriptional regulator has translation MTAGERAERPLAIDGRALGSRGARTRQRLLDATAVLLENHGIRDLRVVDIARAVETSPATFYQYFRDVEEAVLALAGEVGESTAPLLDLLEGPWDPDGALASARRLVEGWLDLWDANRAVLRTRNLAAQEGDRRFRDVRNGMLAPFTVGLADHVRAAQGAGRVAPEISAAAAGAGMVALLERMAAFHIDLEPLGIARDQLVETTARIITQTVTGG, from the coding sequence GTGACCGCCGGCGAGCGCGCCGAGCGCCCGCTCGCCATCGACGGCCGGGCGCTCGGTTCTCGCGGCGCGCGCACGCGGCAGCGGCTGCTCGACGCGACGGCGGTGCTGCTCGAGAACCACGGGATCCGCGACCTGCGGGTCGTCGACATCGCACGTGCCGTCGAGACGTCGCCCGCGACCTTCTACCAATACTTCCGTGACGTCGAGGAAGCCGTGCTCGCGCTCGCCGGCGAGGTGGGCGAGTCGACCGCACCGCTGCTCGACCTGCTCGAAGGACCGTGGGATCCCGACGGCGCGCTCGCGTCGGCGCGCCGGCTCGTCGAAGGCTGGCTCGATCTGTGGGACGCCAATCGCGCGGTGCTGCGCACGCGCAACCTCGCCGCGCAGGAGGGCGACCGCCGCTTTCGCGACGTCCGCAACGGCATGCTCGCGCCGTTCACCGTGGGACTCGCCGATCACGTGCGTGCCGCGCAGGGCGCGGGTCGTGTCGCGCCGGAGATCAGCGCGGCCGCGGCCGGTGCGGGGATGGTCGCGTTGCTCGAGCGCATGGCCGCGTTCCACATCGACCTCGAACCCCTCGGCATCGCGCGCGATCAGCTCGTCGAGACGACCGCGCGCATCATCACCCAGACCGTCACCGGGGGTTAG
- a CDS encoding Zn-ribbon domain-containing OB-fold protein, whose translation MSWEGETPKYLVPHPNEEDAEFWQGARRGELRIQRCTTCGLHQHYARMLCIHCGADTLEWVTASGQGTVYSFTVIRQNGVPPFKERVPFVVAAVDLDEAGARVLAAMPDVAPEQAQVGMRVHATFRLASDELGFVDFAAS comes from the coding sequence ATGAGTTGGGAAGGCGAGACGCCGAAGTATCTGGTGCCGCATCCGAACGAAGAGGATGCGGAGTTCTGGCAGGGCGCGCGGCGGGGCGAGCTGCGCATCCAGCGCTGCACGACGTGCGGACTGCATCAGCACTACGCGCGGATGCTGTGCATCCACTGCGGCGCCGACACGTTGGAGTGGGTCACGGCGAGCGGCCAAGGGACCGTGTACTCGTTCACGGTGATCCGCCAGAACGGGGTGCCGCCGTTCAAGGAGCGGGTGCCGTTCGTCGTCGCCGCGGTCGACCTCGACGAAGCGGGCGCGCGCGTGCTCGCCGCGATGCCCGACGTCGCGCCCGAACAGGCGCAGGTCGGCATGCGCGTGCACGCGACATTCCGGCTAGCGTCGGACGAGCTCGGCTTCGTCGACTTCGCGGCGTCGTGA
- a CDS encoding acetyl-CoA acetyltransferase, which translates to MRNVCIVGVGLSDGPVTPNLSPTMLIAQSFKRALDDAGLAKGEIEGIASAGYGGMHDVAVAEYLGIQPRWLESTSVGGSSFEFHAQHAFRAIQAGEVDTVAICYGNNQLSASGRTLGTGGGARGGGGTMPGPMRYEFPTGLTLVGAYAMAAQRHMHQYGTKPEQLASIAVQMREHAGRNPTAMYRDPITVDDVMSSRLVADPLHKLDCCVISDGGCCIILTTEDRARSLQHRPVYVRGAAGGSTHHSIQAMADMTTTAAAVCGPKAFADAGITPADVDVFQMYDSFTYTVLVVLEDLGFAPKGEGGAFVADGNLRLGGALPTNTDGGGLSSTHPGMRGLYLLCEGTRQLRGEGGDSQVEGAEIAVCSGSGGWLSTQGTVVLGTEPL; encoded by the coding sequence ATGAGAAACGTCTGCATCGTGGGCGTCGGACTGTCCGACGGGCCGGTCACCCCCAACCTTTCGCCGACGATGTTGATCGCGCAGTCGTTCAAGCGCGCGCTCGACGACGCGGGACTCGCGAAGGGCGAGATCGAAGGCATCGCGTCGGCCGGTTACGGCGGCATGCACGACGTCGCGGTCGCGGAGTATCTCGGAATCCAACCGCGCTGGCTCGAGTCGACGTCGGTCGGCGGATCGTCGTTCGAGTTCCACGCGCAGCACGCGTTCCGCGCGATCCAGGCCGGCGAGGTCGACACCGTCGCCATCTGCTACGGCAACAACCAGCTGTCGGCCAGCGGCCGCACCCTTGGGACCGGCGGCGGTGCGCGCGGTGGTGGCGGCACGATGCCGGGCCCGATGCGCTACGAGTTCCCGACCGGGCTCACGCTCGTCGGCGCGTACGCGATGGCCGCGCAGCGGCACATGCACCAGTACGGCACGAAGCCCGAGCAGCTCGCGTCGATCGCGGTTCAGATGCGCGAGCACGCCGGTCGCAACCCGACGGCGATGTACCGCGACCCGATCACCGTCGACGACGTGATGAGCTCGCGGCTCGTCGCCGACCCGCTGCACAAGCTCGACTGTTGCGTCATCTCCGACGGCGGCTGCTGCATCATCCTGACGACGGAAGATCGCGCGCGGTCGCTGCAACACCGTCCCGTGTACGTGCGCGGCGCGGCCGGGGGATCGACGCACCACTCGATCCAGGCGATGGCCGACATGACGACGACCGCGGCCGCGGTGTGCGGACCGAAGGCGTTCGCCGACGCGGGCATCACGCCCGCCGACGTCGACGTGTTCCAGATGTACGACTCGTTCACGTACACCGTGCTCGTCGTGCTCGAAGACCTCGGGTTCGCCCCGAAGGGTGAAGGCGGTGCGTTCGTGGCCGACGGCAATCTCCGACTCGGCGGCGCGCTCCCGACCAACACCGACGGCGGCGGTCTGTCGTCGACGCACCCGGGGATGCGCGGCCTGTACCTGCTCTGCGAGGGGACGCGGCAGCTGCGGGGCGAGGGCGGCGACAGTCAGGTCGAAGGTGCGGAGATCGCGGTGTGCAGCGGCAGCGGCGGTTGGCTCTCGACGCAGGGAACCGTCGTGCTCGGGACGGAGCCCCTATGA
- a CDS encoding amidohydrolase family protein: MSGSAPDSNREIVVDADGHLCEPADLWERNLPEGMRDRGIRLRWNEATGYDECWVEDGMATDRGLVGLGNAGESFDDFGRGRHYESINPAGFDARERVKVLDSEGIDVAVMYPGLGLKLGAIQDADLAVASCRVYNDWVAEWCATAPDRLVGTGALPLQDPKRAADEARRIAGMGLRAGFARPNAYHDRPLHHPVYTPVWEALEETNLPLAFHPAGLADMPGASRQMGHLMAPGTHHALILLFDQEMTLSNLVYGGVLERHPNLQVVVLECGGGWIAHWMDRLDEFLESYGWATPTLSLTPREYFQRQCWISFDPGERTAPLLAELVGGDRFVWASDFPHSDAKYPGVVDELRENTEHMEPVARAGLLGRNALAMYGLSPSAA; the protein is encoded by the coding sequence ATGAGCGGTTCTGCGCCCGACTCGAATCGCGAGATCGTCGTCGACGCCGACGGTCACCTCTGCGAACCCGCCGACCTCTGGGAGCGCAACCTGCCCGAAGGCATGCGCGACCGCGGCATCCGGCTGCGTTGGAACGAGGCGACCGGCTACGACGAATGCTGGGTCGAGGACGGCATGGCCACCGACCGCGGCCTCGTCGGCCTCGGCAACGCGGGCGAGAGCTTCGACGACTTCGGTCGCGGCCGGCACTACGAGTCGATCAACCCCGCGGGCTTCGACGCGCGCGAACGCGTGAAGGTGCTCGACTCCGAGGGCATCGACGTCGCGGTGATGTACCCCGGGCTCGGGTTGAAGCTCGGCGCGATCCAGGACGCCGACCTCGCGGTCGCGTCGTGCCGGGTCTACAACGACTGGGTCGCGGAGTGGTGCGCGACCGCGCCCGACCGGCTCGTCGGCACCGGCGCGCTCCCCCTCCAGGATCCGAAGCGCGCCGCCGACGAGGCGCGCCGCATCGCGGGCATGGGTCTGCGCGCCGGATTCGCGCGCCCGAACGCGTACCACGACCGCCCGCTGCACCATCCCGTGTACACGCCGGTGTGGGAGGCGCTCGAGGAGACGAACCTCCCGCTCGCCTTCCACCCCGCGGGCCTCGCCGACATGCCGGGCGCGTCTCGCCAGATGGGTCACCTCATGGCACCGGGCACGCACCACGCGCTGATCCTGCTCTTCGATCAGGAGATGACGCTGTCGAACCTCGTGTACGGCGGGGTGCTGGAACGCCACCCGAACCTGCAGGTCGTCGTGCTCGAGTGCGGCGGCGGATGGATCGCGCACTGGATGGACCGGCTCGACGAGTTCCTCGAGAGCTACGGGTGGGCCACGCCGACGCTGTCGCTCACACCGCGCGAGTACTTCCAGCGCCAGTGCTGGATCAGCTTCGATCCCGGCGAACGAACTGCGCCGCTGCTCGCCGAGCTCGTGGGCGGCGACCGTTTCGTGTGGGCGTCCGACTTCCCGCACAGCGACGCGAAGTATCCGGGAGTCGTCGACGAGCTGCGCGAGAACACCGAGCACATGGAACCCGTCGCGCGCGCCGGTCTCCTCGGTCGCAACGCGCTCGCGATGTACGGCCTCTCCCCGTCGGCCGCGTGA
- a CDS encoding amidohydrolase family protein: protein MNMAPLDLVIRGGSVVDGTGAPARTADVAIRDGRIAAIGRVDDTRDAARVVDADGLTVTPGFIDVHTHYDAQLHWDPTASPASWHGITTLFTGNCGFTLAPAKPDDVEWLMLMLSRVEGMSADALAEGVDFRGGTLGDFLDGLEGRVGVNVAANVGHCALRRYVMGDDASERHANPHEIHEMQALLREALNDGAYGFTSSQLDLHVAHDGRGVPSNHAAPMELVALASVLAEFDRGAIEFIPRTFLTGYDDDDRRLILDLARTSGRPVHLNTLTQMPHAPDGWSRSLEFAREAAAEGLAVHPMFASNRQGAHFSLDTTFLFDEMPSFRDTLTLREPERSSRLKDPALRDRMRAEIADPRGRSFVFVWQALRVESVVDAEHERYLDMSVSEIAEQWNADPLDAFLDLSLAENLATQFVLAAPHNATRKSATEQIVAEPLVMAGSSDGGAHLLSFCGADFTTRLLTEWTPDFLTFEAAVARLTSAPAATQGLTDRGTLAPGMAADVLLIDRDRLATPDSPRYVRDFPAGSGRYVCDATGYVSVIVNGEELLHEGEHTGACPGAILRG, encoded by the coding sequence ATGAACATGGCGCCGCTCGACCTCGTCATTCGCGGTGGGTCGGTCGTCGACGGGACGGGCGCGCCCGCGCGCACCGCCGACGTCGCGATCCGCGACGGTCGCATCGCCGCGATCGGTCGCGTCGACGACACCCGTGACGCGGCGCGCGTCGTCGACGCCGACGGCCTCACGGTGACACCCGGATTCATCGACGTCCACACGCACTACGACGCGCAGCTGCACTGGGACCCGACCGCATCGCCTGCGTCGTGGCACGGCATCACCACGCTCTTCACCGGCAACTGCGGCTTCACGCTCGCGCCCGCGAAGCCCGACGACGTCGAGTGGCTCATGCTGATGCTGAGCCGGGTCGAGGGCATGTCGGCCGACGCGCTCGCCGAAGGCGTCGACTTCCGCGGCGGAACGCTCGGCGACTTCCTCGACGGGCTCGAGGGCCGCGTCGGGGTGAACGTCGCGGCCAACGTCGGCCATTGCGCGCTGCGCCGCTACGTGATGGGCGACGACGCGTCCGAACGCCACGCGAACCCGCACGAGATCCACGAGATGCAGGCGCTGCTCCGAGAGGCACTCAACGACGGCGCGTACGGCTTCACGTCGTCACAGCTCGACCTCCACGTCGCGCACGACGGGCGGGGTGTGCCGTCGAACCACGCCGCGCCGATGGAGCTCGTCGCGCTCGCGTCGGTGCTCGCCGAGTTCGACCGCGGCGCGATCGAGTTCATCCCCCGCACGTTCCTCACCGGCTACGACGACGACGATCGTCGCCTCATCCTGGATCTCGCGCGCACGTCGGGCCGGCCCGTGCACCTCAACACGCTGACGCAGATGCCCCACGCACCCGACGGCTGGTCGCGCAGCCTGGAGTTCGCGCGCGAAGCCGCCGCCGAAGGGCTCGCGGTCCACCCGATGTTCGCGTCGAACCGTCAGGGTGCGCACTTCTCGCTCGACACGACGTTCCTCTTCGACGAGATGCCGAGCTTCCGCGACACCCTCACGCTGCGCGAGCCGGAGCGTTCGTCCCGGTTGAAGGATCCCGCGCTGCGCGACCGCATGCGCGCCGAGATCGCCGACCCGCGCGGTCGCAGCTTCGTGTTCGTGTGGCAGGCGCTGCGCGTCGAGTCGGTCGTCGACGCCGAGCACGAGCGGTATCTCGACATGAGCGTCAGCGAGATCGCCGAGCAGTGGAACGCGGATCCGCTCGACGCCTTCCTCGACCTCTCGCTCGCCGAGAACCTCGCGACCCAGTTCGTGCTCGCCGCACCGCACAACGCGACGCGCAAGTCGGCGACCGAGCAGATCGTCGCGGAACCTCTCGTGATGGCGGGCAGCAGCGACGGCGGCGCGCACCTTCTGTCGTTCTGCGGTGCCGACTTCACCACCCGTCTCCTCACCGAGTGGACTCCCGACTTCCTCACGTTCGAAGCCGCGGTCGCGCGCCTGACTTCGGCGCCCGCGGCGACCCAGGGCCTCACCGATCGCGGCACGCTCGCGCCGGGCATGGCCGCCGACGTGCTGCTCATCGATCGTGATCGCCTCGCGACTCCGGACTCGCCGCGCTACGTGCGCGACTTCCCCGCGGGTTCGGGTCGCTACGTGTGCGACGCGACCGGCTACGTGTCGGTGATCGTGAACGGCGAGGAGCTGCTGCACGAGGGCGAGCACACCGGCGCGTGCCCAGGAGCGATCCTGCGCGGCTGA
- a CDS encoding VOC family protein produces the protein MSKVGTYLNFDGQAEAAFEFYAKTFGSEIIGITRIGDMPTGPGMPAISDAEQKLVANVQLPIVDGHVIMGSDILRSMGHSLTVGNNVTIELEPDTRAETDRLYAALSEGDRDANGLADMPWGAYWGVCLDRFGVRWMFNCYAS, from the coding sequence ATGAGCAAGGTCGGCACGTACCTGAACTTCGACGGTCAGGCCGAAGCCGCGTTCGAGTTCTACGCGAAGACCTTCGGCAGCGAGATCATCGGCATCACCCGCATCGGTGACATGCCGACCGGTCCCGGGATGCCCGCGATCTCCGACGCCGAGCAGAAGCTCGTCGCCAACGTGCAGCTGCCGATCGTCGACGGTCACGTGATCATGGGCAGCGACATCCTGCGCTCGATGGGCCACTCGCTCACCGTCGGCAACAACGTGACGATCGAGCTCGAGCCCGACACCCGCGCCGAGACCGACCGCCTCTACGCCGCCCTGTCCGAGGGCGACCGCGACGCGAACGGGCTCGCCGACATGCCGTGGGGCGCCTACTGGGGCGTGTGCCTCGACCGCTTCGGCGTGCGCTGGATGTTCAACTGCTACGCGTCGTAG
- a CDS encoding Calx-beta domain-containing protein: MGAAVGVALLTVFSVAGRGAAAPRARTATPACTITGTPGPDVLDGTPGDDVICGLGGNDVITGEGGNDTLIGGPGDDTLEGGDDNDTLDGGAGVDTCVQGAGIGPISNCEALAEPALSVSDASTNEGNPGDTNELHFTVTLASPLAVTATVDYATANGTASAPGDYTSESGTFTFAPGVTGQSVDVPVIGDHQYEPDETMSVVLSNPVAATIGGGTGIGTIVNDDPQYQLNIADAKQLEDAGPMPFAVTLTPASTDPVYVQYQTTNGTAISGVDYHGAIGVLEIPAGATSGEIDIPLVHDTLDEPNKTFTITLSNAVGATIIDGAATGTIRDDDPTPTVSIDSPSVVEGNSGTTPMTFTVTLSAPSGRATSAVIKLVSGTALAGADFVNQTRTLQFPAGTTTQPLTVDIKGDTTPEHDETFRAVLASGTGVVHDHTFGTGTIVNDDPGTVIELVGNPPGGGHGANDAVVSTDGRYVAFTYNTGHGGPRHDSGGVFLRDRLAGTIVELDSVSGRNTAITALAMSSDAHYLSWSNSGSTIVYDRVANTRTSLPKFTEPVSFDGDGGLMTYRDESVGRLLLRTTATGATTTITDDDSADHPTLSPDGSTVAYRGADQQIHVYTVATAADAIASTSTGGTLGNGFSDFPALSQDGRYVAFQSASNNLVTGDTNHNTDVFVHDMVGGTTALVSVDGTGLQLSQGGEAPTISADGQTVAFQSANAVYVVGPGPAAVFSDLNAFAPRLSGDGDSLVFVGYPQVDGQVRTDVLLADVE, encoded by the coding sequence GTGGGCGCGGCGGTCGGCGTCGCGCTGTTGACGGTGTTCTCGGTGGCCGGGCGCGGCGCGGCCGCGCCGAGGGCGCGCACCGCGACGCCGGCGTGCACGATCACCGGCACGCCGGGCCCTGATGTGCTCGACGGCACGCCGGGCGACGACGTCATCTGCGGACTCGGCGGCAACGACGTCATCACCGGCGAGGGTGGCAACGACACGCTGATCGGCGGTCCCGGCGACGACACCCTCGAGGGCGGCGACGACAACGACACGCTCGACGGCGGCGCCGGAGTCGACACGTGCGTGCAGGGCGCGGGCATCGGGCCGATCTCGAACTGCGAAGCGCTCGCCGAGCCTGCGCTGTCGGTGTCGGACGCATCGACGAACGAGGGCAACCCCGGCGACACGAACGAGCTGCACTTCACGGTGACGCTCGCATCTCCGCTCGCCGTCACCGCGACCGTCGACTACGCGACCGCGAACGGCACCGCGTCCGCGCCGGGCGATTACACGAGCGAATCCGGCACGTTCACATTCGCACCCGGCGTCACGGGCCAGTCGGTCGACGTGCCCGTGATCGGCGATCACCAGTACGAACCCGACGAGACGATGTCGGTCGTGCTGTCGAATCCCGTTGCCGCGACGATCGGCGGCGGCACCGGAATCGGCACGATCGTGAACGACGACCCGCAGTACCAGCTGAATATCGCCGACGCGAAGCAGCTGGAGGACGCGGGACCGATGCCGTTCGCAGTGACGCTCACCCCCGCGTCGACCGACCCGGTCTACGTGCAGTACCAGACCACCAACGGCACCGCGATCTCCGGCGTCGACTACCACGGCGCGATCGGTGTGCTCGAGATCCCCGCGGGCGCGACGAGCGGCGAGATCGACATCCCGCTCGTGCACGACACGCTCGACGAGCCGAACAAGACGTTCACGATCACACTGTCGAACGCGGTCGGCGCGACGATCATCGACGGCGCGGCAACCGGAACGATCCGCGACGACGACCCGACCCCGACCGTGTCGATCGACAGTCCGTCGGTGGTCGAGGGCAACAGCGGCACGACGCCGATGACGTTCACCGTGACGCTGAGCGCCCCGTCCGGTCGCGCCACGAGCGCGGTGATCAAGCTCGTGTCCGGCACCGCGCTCGCGGGCGCCGACTTCGTCAACCAGACCCGCACGCTCCAGTTCCCCGCGGGAACCACGACGCAGCCGCTCACCGTCGACATCAAGGGCGACACGACGCCCGAGCACGACGAGACCTTCCGCGCCGTTCTCGCCAGTGGCACCGGCGTCGTGCACGACCACACGTTCGGGACCGGCACGATCGTCAACGACGATCCCGGCACCGTGATCGAGCTCGTCGGCAACCCGCCCGGCGGCGGGCACGGCGCGAACGACGCGGTGGTGAGCACCGACGGTCGCTACGTCGCGTTCACCTACAACACCGGGCACGGCGGACCGCGTCACGACTCGGGCGGTGTGTTCCTGCGCGATCGCCTCGCCGGAACCATCGTCGAGCTCGACAGCGTGAGTGGGCGCAACACCGCCATCACCGCGCTCGCGATGAGCAGCGACGCGCACTACCTGTCGTGGAGCAACAGCGGCAGCACGATCGTGTACGACCGCGTGGCCAATACGCGCACGTCGTTGCCGAAGTTCACCGAGCCGGTGTCGTTCGACGGTGACGGCGGGCTCATGACGTACCGCGACGAGTCGGTCGGGCGCCTCCTCCTCCGCACCACGGCCACGGGCGCGACCACGACGATCACCGACGACGACTCCGCCGACCACCCGACGCTGAGCCCCGACGGCTCGACGGTCGCGTACCGCGGTGCCGACCAACAGATCCACGTGTACACGGTCGCGACTGCAGCCGACGCGATCGCGAGCACGAGTACCGGCGGCACGCTCGGGAACGGCTTCAGCGACTTCCCGGCGCTGAGCCAAGACGGTCGGTACGTCGCGTTCCAGTCCGCGTCGAACAACCTCGTCACCGGTGACACGAACCACAACACCGACGTGTTCGTGCACGACATGGTTGGGGGCACCACCGCGCTCGTCTCGGTCGACGGAACCGGGTTGCAGCTCTCGCAGGGCGGCGAGGCGCCGACCATCAGCGCCGACGGCCAGACGGTCGCGTTCCAGTCGGCCAACGCGGTGTACGTGGTCGGACCCGGCCCGGCGGCCGTCTTCAGCGACCTGAACGCGTTCGCGCCCCGGCTCAGCGGCGACGGCGACTCACTCGTGTTCGTCGGCTATCCGCAGGTCGACGGGCAGGTACGGACCGACGTGCTCCTCGCCGACGTGGAGTGA
- a CDS encoding amidohydrolase family protein, whose translation MKLDDMILVSVDDHVVEPPDVFERHLPAKYRDIAPHVEHEADGTDRWHFLDFEIPNVGLNAVAGRPREEYGIDPTSFDELRPGCYNVDERVRDMNANGLLGSLNFPSLPGFAGRLFGAMDDKDAALALNLAYNDWHIEDWCGAAPGRFIPLAVPPIWDPEAIAKEVRRVAKKGCHAITFPENPVPLGLPSLHEDHWDPVWRACSDEHTVVCMHIGSSGQLAVTAPNAPIDVMITLQPMNIVQAAADIIHSPVFKKFPDVTVALSEGGIGWIPYFLERLDHSYLTHKAWTGSDFGTKLPSEVFMEHIILCFIEDEFGARHAREIGADRICIETDYPHSDAIWPNAPEVLTAHFALSDVTDDEIDKMTHKNAMEFFQYDPFSVRPREQCTVGALRAEAGDHDVSVQSKGRKAAPQGPVTVTELTVTA comes from the coding sequence ATGAAGCTCGACGACATGATCCTGGTGAGCGTCGACGACCATGTGGTCGAGCCGCCCGACGTCTTCGAGCGGCACCTGCCCGCCAAGTACCGCGACATCGCGCCGCACGTCGAGCACGAAGCCGACGGCACCGACCGCTGGCACTTCCTCGACTTCGAGATCCCGAACGTCGGATTGAACGCAGTCGCGGGCCGGCCGCGCGAGGAGTACGGCATCGACCCGACGTCGTTCGACGAGCTGCGGCCCGGTTGCTACAACGTCGACGAGCGCGTGCGCGACATGAACGCGAACGGCCTGCTCGGCTCACTCAACTTCCCGTCGCTCCCCGGTTTCGCGGGTCGCCTGTTCGGCGCGATGGACGACAAGGACGCCGCGCTCGCGTTGAACCTCGCGTACAACGACTGGCACATCGAGGACTGGTGCGGCGCCGCGCCCGGCCGCTTCATCCCGCTCGCGGTGCCACCGATCTGGGATCCCGAGGCGATCGCGAAGGAAGTGCGGCGCGTCGCGAAGAAGGGTTGCCACGCGATCACGTTCCCGGAGAACCCGGTCCCGCTCGGACTCCCGAGCCTGCACGAGGACCACTGGGACCCGGTGTGGCGCGCGTGCTCCGACGAGCACACCGTCGTGTGCATGCACATCGGGTCGTCGGGGCAGCTCGCCGTCACCGCGCCGAACGCGCCGATCGACGTGATGATCACGTTGCAGCCGATGAACATCGTGCAGGCCGCGGCCGACATCATTCACTCGCCGGTGTTCAAGAAGTTCCCCGACGTCACGGTCGCATTGTCGGAAGGCGGGATCGGCTGGATCCCCTACTTCCTCGAGCGCCTCGACCACTCGTACCTGACGCACAAGGCGTGGACCGGTTCCGACTTCGGCACGAAGCTGCCGAGCGAGGTCTTCATGGAGCACATCATCCTGTGCTTCATCGAGGACGAGTTCGGCGCGCGCCACGCGCGCGAGATCGGCGCCGATCGCATCTGCATCGAGACCGACTACCCGCACTCGGACGCGATCTGGCCGAACGCGCCCGAGGTGCTCACCGCGCACTTCGCGCTGTCGGACGTCACCGACGACGAGATCGACAAGATGACGCACAAGAACGCGATGGAGTTCTTCCAGTACGACCCGTTCTCAGTGCGACCGCGCGAGCAGTGCACCGTCGGCGCGTTGCGCGCCGAGGCCGGCGATCACGACGTGTCGGTCCAGAGCAAGGGCCGGAAGGCTGCGCCCCAGGGCCCCGTCACCGTGACGGAGCTGACCGTTACGGCCTGA